A single genomic interval of Shewanella psychropiezotolerans harbors:
- a CDS encoding bifunctional aspartate transaminase/aspartate 4-decarboxylase, protein MKNLDFSQFTDLSPFELKDKLIEVAQATPDRILLDAGRGNPNFLATLPRRAFLRLGDFALEESERSYAYLNEGFGGIPDGKGIVARFDTFAKEHQDTEGVKFLQSSISYVKDQLGLSRESFLHEMVNAFLGCNYPVPPRMLTNIESIVNAYIAQEMYGSLPVSNDFDLFATEGGTAAMTYTFQTMFTNGLLKKGDKIALTTPIFTPYLEIPELAEFGLEVVEIRLDEETWQLTDSEIAKLEDKDIKLLCVVNPSNPPSVKFSNDILDKLANLVATKRKDLFIITDDVYGTFADDFVSLFAKCPYNTLCVYSFSKYFGATGWRLGVIGIQDKNIFDDTLKSMSEEHNLTLDNRYKTLTPNPREIKFIDRMVADSRNVALNHTAGLSLPQQVQMALFSLSCLMDRGNDYKRATKRLIRERYQTLYKNMGVAFEQNENSVDYYTLLDLDILGAKMYGDEFVSWFKQSGLGKEFLFRLADETGVVLLPGKGFDVVHASVRVSLANLTHHEYAAIGRLTRKVMDECYAEYLKK, encoded by the coding sequence ATGAAGAATTTAGATTTCTCACAATTTACAGACCTAAGCCCGTTTGAGCTAAAAGATAAGCTAATCGAAGTCGCTCAAGCCACGCCTGACCGAATATTATTAGATGCTGGACGCGGAAATCCCAATTTTCTAGCGACATTACCGCGACGCGCTTTTTTAAGGTTAGGTGATTTTGCCTTAGAAGAGTCTGAGCGTTCATATGCTTACCTCAATGAAGGCTTCGGTGGCATTCCCGACGGCAAAGGCATAGTTGCCCGTTTTGATACGTTTGCCAAAGAGCATCAAGATACCGAAGGCGTTAAGTTTCTCCAGTCTTCAATCAGCTATGTAAAAGACCAGTTAGGCTTAAGCCGCGAGTCATTTCTACACGAAATGGTGAATGCATTTTTAGGTTGTAATTACCCCGTGCCCCCTAGAATGTTGACCAACATCGAATCTATCGTCAACGCATACATAGCGCAAGAGATGTATGGCAGCTTACCCGTCAGTAACGATTTTGACTTGTTTGCCACCGAGGGCGGTACGGCAGCAATGACCTATACCTTCCAAACCATGTTTACCAACGGCTTGTTAAAGAAAGGCGATAAAATAGCGTTAACCACACCTATCTTTACCCCTTATCTGGAGATCCCGGAACTGGCAGAATTTGGACTGGAAGTGGTTGAGATCCGCTTAGATGAAGAGACATGGCAGTTAACCGATTCGGAAATTGCCAAACTGGAAGACAAGGACATTAAATTGCTCTGCGTCGTGAATCCAAGTAATCCACCTTCGGTTAAGTTTTCCAATGACATTTTGGATAAGTTAGCCAACTTAGTGGCAACCAAGCGCAAAGACCTGTTTATCATCACTGACGATGTATATGGCACATTCGCCGATGACTTCGTGTCGCTGTTTGCTAAATGTCCATACAACACCTTATGTGTGTATTCCTTCTCTAAATACTTCGGCGCGACGGGTTGGCGTTTAGGTGTTATTGGCATTCAAGATAAAAATATCTTCGATGACACCTTAAAGTCCATGTCTGAAGAGCACAACTTAACGTTAGATAATCGCTATAAAACCTTAACGCCTAATCCCAGAGAGATAAAGTTTATCGATCGCATGGTTGCCGATAGCCGAAATGTCGCCCTTAACCACACAGCTGGCCTATCTTTGCCACAACAAGTACAGATGGCCCTGTTCTCACTCAGCTGCCTGATGGACAGAGGTAACGACTACAAGCGAGCAACCAAACGACTTATTCGAGAACGTTACCAGACACTCTACAAGAATATGGGCGTCGCATTTGAGCAAAACGAGAATAGTGTGGACTACTATACCTTGCTCGATTTAGACATTCTTGGCGCTAAGATGTATGGCGATGAATTCGTGAGCTGGTTCAAGCAGTCTGGCTTAGGTAAAGAGTTTTTATTCAGACTCGCCGATGAAACCGGTGTAGTACTGCTACCGGGTAAAGGATTCGATGTGGTTCACGCGTCAGTCAGAGTCTCCTTAGCGAATTTAACCCATCATGAGTATGCAGCCATAGGCCGCTTAACCCGAAAAGTGATGGATGAGTGCTACGCTGAGTACCTGAAGAAGTAA
- the aspT gene encoding aspartate-alanine antiporter, translated as MDILEELFQAAPLVALFITLTFGYLIGKITIGRFVLGGVAGTLLVGVVVGQVGVDIDSGVKSIFFALFIYAVGFQGGPQFFGALNRRTLNILLSAVVMTVSGLVCVIAAAWFFDLDRGTAAGLAAGGLTQSSIIGTAGDAIANLMGVSGEAKKIMETNVAVGYAVTYIFGSLGPIIMVTWFFPTIMGWDIRAEAIKKANSMAGGKPDLEPGQFNAISRIVSRAYKITPDSYAIGKTVAEVNEALYDVAIELIQRQGTDTPADEEAIIQEDDVVIVTGVRTSIHKIPDYLGVECNVPEDFTLIEEHRQLLVTGKKLVGKRLKEIKQVTGMSVRRGVYLSDYKRAGKTITISPDLIVEKNDQLQLTGTPEDINRVQNTIGDRLVSPYFTDFVFFGLGMTVGMLIGLIHFKIAGIPVTIGSGAGCLVSGLMFGWLRNTHPRFASLPMGASNFLRDFGLAVFVGLVGLSAGPQAVVTIKEYGLTLLFLGVFVTLVPQIIAFFFSYYILKIKDPIEALGALVGGRSANPGFAALLSKAGNPTPVFSFTVTYAVANVLLTLWGPIIVGIITKNAAG; from the coding sequence ATGGATATTTTAGAAGAACTTTTCCAAGCAGCTCCCTTAGTCGCACTTTTTATTACGCTCACCTTTGGTTATCTCATAGGTAAAATAACCATAGGGAGGTTCGTTTTAGGCGGGGTCGCCGGTACATTACTCGTAGGTGTGGTTGTTGGCCAAGTCGGTGTAGATATTGACAGTGGTGTTAAGAGTATCTTTTTCGCATTATTTATTTATGCTGTTGGTTTTCAAGGCGGACCACAATTTTTTGGTGCGCTGAACCGGCGCACACTCAATATACTTCTCTCAGCTGTCGTCATGACAGTATCCGGCTTAGTGTGTGTTATTGCTGCAGCTTGGTTTTTCGACCTTGATAGAGGCACAGCAGCAGGATTAGCTGCCGGAGGATTAACACAGTCATCGATCATAGGGACTGCGGGAGATGCTATCGCGAACCTCATGGGAGTCAGTGGTGAGGCGAAAAAAATCATGGAGACCAATGTTGCCGTGGGTTACGCCGTAACCTACATTTTCGGCTCATTAGGACCGATAATAATGGTGACCTGGTTTTTCCCCACTATCATGGGCTGGGACATTCGAGCCGAAGCGATCAAGAAAGCCAACTCAATGGCGGGTGGCAAACCCGATCTAGAGCCAGGGCAATTCAATGCTATAAGCAGAATTGTTTCAAGAGCTTATAAAATCACTCCTGATAGTTATGCCATAGGTAAAACCGTCGCCGAAGTCAATGAAGCACTCTATGATGTGGCTATTGAACTCATTCAACGACAAGGCACCGACACCCCAGCCGATGAAGAGGCAATAATTCAAGAGGATGATGTTGTCATTGTCACAGGTGTCAGAACGTCAATTCATAAAATACCTGATTACTTAGGCGTAGAGTGCAATGTGCCAGAAGACTTTACCTTAATTGAAGAGCATCGACAGTTGCTGGTAACAGGTAAAAAACTGGTTGGTAAGCGACTAAAAGAGATAAAACAGGTCACAGGCATGTCAGTGCGCCGAGGTGTTTACTTATCTGATTACAAACGCGCAGGTAAAACCATCACCATATCGCCAGACCTTATTGTCGAAAAGAACGACCAATTGCAATTAACAGGTACGCCTGAAGATATTAACCGTGTCCAGAACACCATAGGCGACAGGTTAGTCTCCCCCTATTTCACCGATTTTGTATTTTTTGGTCTGGGCATGACAGTAGGCATGCTGATTGGCCTGATACATTTTAAAATAGCCGGTATCCCCGTCACCATAGGTTCAGGAGCAGGCTGTCTAGTTTCCGGTCTTATGTTCGGCTGGCTCAGAAATACTCACCCAAGGTTTGCATCACTGCCTATGGGGGCCTCTAATTTCTTACGTGATTTTGGTCTTGCGGTATTTGTTGGACTGGTTGGCTTATCTGCTGGTCCTCAGGCGGTAGTCACCATCAAAGAGTACGGCCTCACACTGCTTTTCTTAGGCGTTTTTGTCACCCTGGTGCCTCAAATAATCGCCTTTTTCTTCTCCTATTACATCTTGAAAATAAAGGACCCAATAGAAGCTTTGGGCGCCTTAGTCGGTGGCCGAAGTGCTAATCCCGGCTTTGCCGCCTTATTGAGTAAAGCGGGTAACCCTACGCCAGTATTCTCTTTTACCGTTACCTATGCCGTTGCGAATGTACTCCTCACATTATGGGGGCCTATCATCGTCGGCATCATCACTAAAAATGCAGCTGGTTAA
- a CDS encoding metallophosphoesterase family protein translates to MRIYQLSDCHLQVDEEMPRANLIRALALIEGKRDGDVLLLTGDLVCDPSIEIYSQFKAIVQAHTSIDRVFAIAGNHDNLTMMKSVFSGSRIQVKNHVHLNDDLSLCFVDSSQKPLSNMPLGAGRVSSKALSSLKKITREHQSIVVIHHPVVNLGAKWFTRIGIENNLDVIKAIHPQTLAILSGHAHGFFKQPIKNRGKIIPLIVSPATSYGFEHTNPDYEKNTNIGIMVYDLNPAPNEEIAVKKTGTNNRQIEYTLSETVITLNH, encoded by the coding sequence ATGAGAATATATCAGTTGAGTGATTGTCACTTACAGGTGGACGAAGAAATGCCAAGGGCAAATCTAATTCGCGCTTTAGCCTTGATTGAAGGCAAGAGGGATGGCGATGTACTCCTGTTAACCGGTGACCTAGTCTGCGACCCTTCTATTGAGATATATTCGCAGTTTAAAGCCATCGTTCAGGCGCACACTTCGATCGACAGAGTCTTTGCCATTGCGGGGAATCATGACAACCTGACTATGATGAAGTCAGTGTTTAGCGGCAGTAGAATCCAAGTGAAAAACCATGTTCATCTTAACGATGACTTGAGTCTATGCTTTGTCGATTCCAGCCAGAAACCGCTATCTAACATGCCTCTCGGCGCAGGTAGGGTATCAAGCAAAGCCCTTAGTTCTTTAAAAAAAATCACCAGAGAACATCAGTCCATCGTGGTGATTCATCACCCTGTGGTTAATTTAGGTGCTAAGTGGTTTACCCGGATAGGTATTGAAAATAATCTTGATGTCATCAAAGCTATACATCCACAAACGTTGGCCATTTTAAGCGGACATGCCCATGGGTTTTTCAAACAGCCAATAAAAAACCGAGGAAAAATCATCCCGCTCATCGTCAGCCCAGCCACCTCCTATGGCTTCGAACACACTAATCCCGATTATGAGAAAAACACCAATATAGGCATCATGGTTTACGACCTAAATCCGGCTCCTAACGAAGAGATAGCAGTGAAAAAGACGGGAACGAACAACAGACAGATTGAATACACCTTGAGTGAAACAGTGATAACTCTCAACCACTAG
- a CDS encoding membrane dipeptidase gives MKHELNRRQLIKAIAAGSVLSQLGSFSALATEAKRLYVDGLCFLPDDLTDLKASSIDAYLCDISDIEAIKQSDGTTNYKRTYKACMRSISEALTRVNDNPDKLILGNTSVDIREAHTTGKTAVFFQIQGADCVEDSISSNLSQVDEFYDKGLRALQLTHHYGNKFSGGALDNDGVRGLNKPLTQAGKQLIAKLNDKRILVDVSHSSPQSALDTAKVSNAPIVQSHGAVRAIVNHARCSPDDVIKAIADTGGLFGVFMMSFWLTNDKIPTTEHYIAHLKHVANVAGIDAIAIANDYPLAGQKKLLKLDNNNTEGIKQYLEWWHSLRAKNVLGYDIEPVHVVIPELNHIHRMDRIDSALAKSGFSGSDRDKIMGGNWQRVLKDVLA, from the coding sequence ATGAAGCACGAACTGAACAGACGACAACTGATTAAAGCCATTGCAGCAGGCAGCGTGCTAAGCCAACTAGGCAGTTTCTCGGCACTAGCCACAGAGGCGAAACGCCTTTATGTGGATGGCTTATGCTTTCTTCCCGATGACCTCACCGATCTAAAAGCCTCAAGCATAGATGCTTACCTGTGTGATATCTCAGATATTGAGGCCATTAAGCAGTCCGACGGCACCACCAACTATAAACGTACCTACAAGGCGTGCATGAGGAGCATTTCGGAAGCACTCACGCGAGTAAATGATAATCCTGACAAGCTTATCTTAGGTAACACCAGTGTCGATATCCGAGAAGCACATACCACAGGTAAGACTGCAGTATTCTTCCAAATTCAGGGCGCAGATTGTGTCGAGGACAGTATTAGCTCGAACCTAAGTCAGGTCGATGAGTTTTATGATAAAGGGCTGCGAGCACTGCAACTCACTCATCACTATGGCAATAAATTTAGCGGCGGTGCTTTAGATAATGATGGCGTTCGAGGGCTCAATAAGCCACTAACCCAAGCGGGCAAACAGCTAATCGCTAAGCTTAACGATAAACGCATCTTGGTCGATGTCAGTCATTCCAGTCCGCAATCTGCGCTGGACACGGCCAAAGTATCGAACGCCCCAATCGTTCAGAGTCACGGCGCCGTACGCGCCATCGTCAATCATGCTCGCTGCTCACCCGATGACGTCATTAAGGCTATCGCCGATACCGGCGGCTTGTTTGGGGTCTTTATGATGAGTTTCTGGCTGACTAACGACAAGATACCCACCACAGAGCACTATATCGCTCACCTGAAACATGTGGCTAATGTGGCTGGCATTGATGCTATCGCTATCGCCAATGACTATCCACTCGCTGGCCAGAAGAAGCTGCTTAAGCTCGACAACAATAACACAGAAGGTATAAAACAGTATCTTGAGTGGTGGCACAGCCTACGAGCCAAGAATGTACTGGGTTACGACATTGAACCTGTGCACGTAGTGATACCCGAACTCAATCATATTCATCGTATGGATCGCATAGATTCTGCCTTGGCCAAGTCTGGTTTTAGTGGCAGTGACAGAGATAAGATCATGGGCGGCAACTGGCAAAGAGTGCTAAAAGATGTATTAGCTTAA
- a CDS encoding TAXI family TRAP transporter solute-binding subunit, whose amino-acid sequence MFHRALTLALLLILPSAVQAENYSIGTGGQSGIYYPFGGALAKVWSDKVPDVNVKAEVTAASVENTIKVVRGDMIAGIAMGNVVLDAYKGEGKFRSEMPVKTLFALYPNLVHTIALEKSGIKSLADLKGKRISLGAPASGTAVTAAALLASVGIDVKKDIDAVYLNYGETTNALANGQIDAGFIVGGQGVGAVTQISLTHKINLIPISDAESAAFIETNPAYSQYTIPADVYKNVGAVSTLSVWNVVVVSAKMSDEMAYNLTKSAFENMGEVRKVVKVAEATTPENAHRLAGVPLHAGAQKYLDSLAK is encoded by the coding sequence ATGTTTCATCGCGCGCTTACACTCGCTTTACTGCTCATTTTACCTTCGGCAGTACAAGCTGAAAATTACTCTATCGGTACCGGCGGTCAAAGCGGTATCTATTATCCCTTCGGTGGTGCGTTAGCCAAGGTGTGGTCTGACAAGGTTCCAGATGTGAACGTCAAAGCGGAAGTGACCGCAGCATCAGTTGAGAACACCATCAAGGTAGTGCGCGGTGACATGATTGCCGGTATTGCCATGGGCAATGTGGTACTCGATGCCTATAAAGGCGAAGGTAAGTTCCGCAGCGAAATGCCGGTTAAAACCTTGTTTGCGCTTTATCCAAACCTGGTACATACCATAGCATTGGAAAAATCCGGGATTAAATCTTTAGCCGATCTTAAGGGCAAGCGTATTTCCTTAGGTGCTCCGGCAAGTGGTACAGCGGTAACGGCTGCGGCCTTGCTGGCCTCTGTTGGTATCGATGTGAAGAAAGATATCGATGCGGTCTACTTAAATTACGGTGAGACAACCAATGCGTTAGCCAATGGTCAGATTGATGCTGGTTTCATCGTTGGCGGCCAAGGTGTTGGCGCAGTGACTCAAATTTCGCTGACTCATAAGATCAATCTTATTCCTATCTCCGATGCCGAGAGCGCTGCTTTCATCGAGACAAACCCAGCTTATAGTCAGTACACCATACCTGCAGATGTGTACAAGAATGTGGGGGCGGTATCTACCTTGAGTGTGTGGAACGTCGTTGTTGTTAGCGCCAAGATGAGTGATGAAATGGCTTACAACTTGACTAAATCAGCGTTTGAGAATATGGGTGAAGTGCGTAAGGTGGTGAAAGTTGCCGAAGCGACCACGCCTGAAAATGCCCATCGCCTAGCCGGTGTGCCACTGCATGCGGGTGCACAGAAGTATCTGGACTCATTGGCTAAGTAG
- a CDS encoding TRAP transporter permease: MTQTNNTKLGHDEPVLEDTKANHSSVTIDTSLPYEPTLKVFGYVILAIAVALSAFQIWQGITSTISATYFRPVHLSWVLVLIFLHYPLVNNRYSKLYLLGRVFDLALCGLALFGAYRMSIFDYNDIDHLLYGLKMPDLVAGCALLVLLMEGCRRTVGWVMVLIAALFLSYSAFGDMLPSAIATKAYSLQELIQFQIYSANGVFGSALGIAATTVFIFVLFGAFLEVTGAGKFFIDLSFSIAGKYRGGPAKAAVLASAGLGSISGSAIANTVTTGSVTIPMMKKLGYKPEQAAGIEAAASTGGQIMPPIMGAGAFVMAQFTGVPYSEIMLASIAPAILYFFCTLLYVHLMACKLNLQAVSRTEAVISVMKHGAHHLIPLGLITALLMMAYSPLLVGVAGCAAILVTAALRKHSRIGLTKFIQGMKNGALMALPISVACGAAGIIVGVVGQTGIGLQFTQFVMEFSGGYMLVALGLISIVALVLGMGLPVTAAYIVLAVMAVPMLGDFGLPLLTAHLIIFWLSQTSNVTPPIALAAFAAAGVAKANPMKSSVEAFKLAGGLFIIPIMMAYTDLVSPEASALEFGFAIAQTAAIILALAISIEGYLLRPLSNMERIVALMMAPLILFNPFGAGFVGILVILGLIIVQWKSRELVEGT; the protein is encoded by the coding sequence ATGACCCAAACTAATAATACTAAATTAGGTCATGATGAACCTGTACTCGAAGATACTAAAGCTAATCATAGCTCAGTGACCATCGATACATCTCTGCCTTATGAGCCAACGTTAAAAGTATTTGGCTATGTGATTCTAGCCATTGCAGTTGCTCTGTCTGCATTTCAGATCTGGCAGGGGATCACTTCCACCATTTCGGCGACTTACTTCAGACCAGTCCACCTGAGCTGGGTGCTGGTGTTGATTTTTTTGCATTACCCGCTAGTTAACAATCGATACAGCAAACTCTACCTCCTAGGCCGGGTGTTTGATCTCGCGCTCTGTGGTTTGGCATTGTTTGGTGCCTACCGAATGAGCATTTTTGATTATAACGATATCGATCATTTGCTTTATGGCCTCAAGATGCCAGATTTAGTGGCGGGTTGCGCCCTGTTAGTTCTCTTGATGGAGGGCTGTCGCCGTACTGTGGGCTGGGTGATGGTACTGATTGCTGCGCTGTTTTTATCCTACAGTGCCTTTGGTGATATGTTGCCAAGCGCGATTGCAACTAAGGCGTATTCGCTGCAAGAGCTTATTCAGTTTCAGATTTACTCCGCTAATGGGGTATTTGGCTCGGCCTTAGGGATTGCGGCGACGACGGTATTTATCTTTGTACTCTTCGGCGCCTTCTTAGAAGTGACCGGTGCGGGTAAATTCTTCATCGATTTATCATTCTCTATCGCAGGTAAGTATCGCGGTGGTCCTGCAAAGGCCGCTGTATTGGCCTCCGCTGGTCTTGGCTCTATTTCGGGTTCTGCGATTGCCAACACTGTGACCACAGGGTCGGTGACCATACCTATGATGAAGAAGCTGGGCTATAAACCTGAGCAGGCGGCGGGTATCGAAGCGGCAGCATCGACTGGCGGGCAGATCATGCCACCTATCATGGGTGCGGGCGCTTTTGTGATGGCGCAGTTCACCGGGGTTCCCTATAGCGAGATCATGTTAGCGTCTATCGCCCCAGCTATTCTCTACTTTTTCTGTACCTTGCTTTATGTACACTTGATGGCTTGTAAGTTAAATCTGCAGGCCGTGAGCCGCACCGAAGCGGTGATTTCTGTGATGAAACACGGTGCCCATCATCTTATTCCACTGGGTTTAATCACCGCACTGCTGATGATGGCCTATTCGCCATTGTTAGTCGGTGTTGCTGGTTGTGCGGCAATCTTAGTGACAGCAGCACTGCGTAAACACAGTCGTATAGGTTTGACTAAGTTTATTCAGGGAATGAAAAACGGTGCCCTGATGGCACTGCCTATCTCGGTGGCCTGCGGCGCGGCTGGGATTATAGTCGGCGTAGTGGGTCAGACTGGCATTGGCTTACAGTTCACTCAGTTCGTGATGGAGTTCTCCGGTGGTTACATGCTGGTGGCTCTCGGGCTAATCAGTATTGTCGCCCTGGTGTTAGGCATGGGATTACCTGTGACGGCGGCTTATATCGTGCTCGCCGTGATGGCCGTGCCCATGTTGGGGGATTTTGGTCTGCCGCTATTAACGGCCCACCTTATTATCTTCTGGCTGTCCCAGACCTCGAATGTGACGCCGCCGATTGCATTAGCCGCCTTCGCCGCAGCTGGTGTGGCCAAGGCGAACCCGATGAAATCTTCGGTGGAGGCCTTTAAGCTTGCTGGCGGCCTGTTTATTATTCCTATTATGATGGCCTATACGGATCTGGTAAGCCCTGAGGCGAGTGCATTGGAGTTTGGTTTTGCTATCGCTCAGACCGCGGCAATCATACTGGCCTTAGCGATATCCATCGAAGGGTATTTATTGCGACCACTGTCTAATATGGAACGTATTGTCGCTCTGATGATGGCTCCCTTGATCTTGTTCAATCCCTTCGGTGCAGGCTTTGTCGGAATATTAGTGATATTAGGCCTGATAATTGTGCAGTGGAAGAGTCGGGAGCTGGTTGAGGGAACGTAA
- a CDS encoding HD domain-containing protein yields the protein MNAADSVNGDIERVLSFIVEIEKLKDVKRKTRPVGLDRYENSAEHSWHVCLSALMLKEFANEPINIDRVIKMLLIHDLGEVDAGDTIIYQSETQGIKEKEAAGLKRILDILPVGQADTYMALWYEFELGETADASFAKAIDRVPPLLHNLYGEGHSWRDNEVPKEKVFSVNRRIVIPVPLNL from the coding sequence GTGAACGCAGCGGATTCAGTTAATGGTGATATCGAAAGAGTATTGAGCTTTATCGTTGAGATAGAGAAGCTTAAGGATGTTAAGAGAAAAACCAGGCCTGTTGGTCTTGATCGTTATGAGAATTCGGCCGAGCATAGCTGGCATGTGTGTCTATCGGCTCTGATGCTCAAAGAGTTTGCTAATGAGCCTATAAATATTGACCGGGTCATCAAGATGCTACTCATACATGACTTAGGCGAGGTAGATGCAGGGGATACCATCATCTATCAATCTGAAACTCAGGGAATAAAAGAGAAGGAAGCGGCTGGTCTTAAGCGTATCCTAGATATCTTACCTGTGGGGCAGGCCGATACGTATATGGCTCTGTGGTATGAATTTGAGCTGGGTGAGACCGCCGATGCCAGTTTTGCGAAGGCAATCGACAGGGTGCCGCCACTGTTACATAATCTGTATGGCGAGGGGCATAGCTGGCGTGATAATGAGGTGCCTAAAGAGAAGGTTTTTTCGGTCAATCGCCGTATAGTGATACCAGTTCCATTAAATTTATGA
- a CDS encoding AAA family ATPase, which yields MDRRVLIFGNSGSGKSTLAKRLASSDGLAHLDLDSLAWQPYEPPKPPQRMPLNESEHSLRTFIQDNQNWVIEGCYTDLLQLLVGNVTELIFMNLPVDLCIENAKQRPWEPHKYPSKQAQDANLSMLIEWIAQYDLRDDTFSRRAHEDFYSAFQSKKTCYLSNLTFTGNNRDM from the coding sequence ATGGATCGAAGAGTGCTCATCTTTGGTAATTCAGGCTCGGGAAAGTCGACGCTTGCCAAGCGTTTAGCTAGTTCTGATGGCCTAGCCCATTTAGATCTCGATAGTCTGGCCTGGCAACCCTATGAGCCGCCTAAACCGCCGCAGCGTATGCCGCTTAATGAGTCGGAGCACTCGCTTAGGACTTTTATCCAAGACAATCAAAACTGGGTCATAGAGGGATGTTACACGGACCTCTTACAGTTGCTAGTTGGCAATGTCACTGAGTTGATCTTTATGAACTTGCCTGTCGACCTCTGTATCGAGAATGCTAAGCAACGTCCCTGGGAGCCACACAAGTACCCTTCAAAACAGGCCCAAGATGCTAATTTATCCATGCTTATTGAATGGATAGCCCAATACGATCTAAGAGATGACACCTTTTCAAGACGGGCCCATGAAGACTTTTATTCTGCATTTCAGAGCAAGAAGACCTGTTATCTTAGTAACCTAACCTTTACGGGAAACAACCGAGATATGTAG
- a CDS encoding YdeI/OmpD-associated family protein encodes MPEPDPARIMTFTSPKDLGRWLKVNHAIESELWVKIFKIKTGIPSVTWDDVVIETLCWGWIDGVKKSIDDQAYLQRVTPRKARSNWSKRNREHVEHLINEGQMTESGLVHVRAAKADGRWESAYAVSEMKVPADFLTALDSKPKAKQFFETLTKSSHYVIAYGLTSAKKPETRQRRFAKFIDMLVSEEKPT; translated from the coding sequence ATGCCTGAACCCGATCCAGCGAGAATCATGACCTTTACATCGCCGAAAGATCTTGGCCGGTGGCTTAAGGTGAATCACGCCATCGAAAGTGAACTGTGGGTGAAGATATTCAAGATAAAGACTGGAATTCCGAGCGTGACTTGGGATGATGTCGTGATTGAGACGCTGTGCTGGGGCTGGATCGATGGCGTCAAGAAGTCAATCGATGACCAAGCCTATCTCCAGCGGGTCACTCCAAGAAAAGCACGAAGCAACTGGTCAAAAAGGAACAGAGAGCATGTGGAGCATTTAATAAACGAGGGCCAGATGACGGAGTCAGGACTCGTGCACGTTCGTGCCGCCAAAGCAGACGGCCGATGGGAGAGCGCCTATGCTGTAAGTGAAATGAAAGTGCCGGCGGATTTCTTAACAGCACTAGATAGCAAGCCGAAGGCGAAACAATTTTTTGAAACGCTCACTAAATCGAGTCATTATGTCATCGCGTACGGACTGACAAGTGCGAAGAAACCCGAAACCAGACAGAGGCGATTTGCAAAATTCATAGACATGCTTGTTAGCGAAGAAAAGCCGACTTAG